The Lycium ferocissimum isolate CSIRO_LF1 chromosome 1, AGI_CSIRO_Lferr_CH_V1, whole genome shotgun sequence genome includes a region encoding these proteins:
- the LOC132050854 gene encoding premnaspirodiene oxygenase-like isoform X1 codes for MIETLSLYTNSVICKASVGRACKNLGSLIEIMRIVSGAAGVFDLADLFPSVKIIHLMSGLKYKLRKMHDEVDVLLEEIINEHEFQNKGPTEEFIVDVLLRLQKSQDFSIPITRDNIKAIIIDLFSGGSTTSTSTMDWAFSELIKNPEIIKKAQDEVKSIQRKGKWN; via the exons ATGATCGAAACTTTATCTTTGTACACGAATTCGGTTATATGCAAAGCAAGTGTAGGCAGAGCTTGTAAAAATCTGGGGTCTTTGATTGAAATAATGAGAATAGTGTCAGGTGCAGCTGGAGTATTTGATCTCGCGGATCTTTTTCCGTCAGTGAAGATAATTCATTTGATGAGTGGATTAAAATACAAACTGCGTAAAATGCACGACGAGGTTGATGTTCTTTTAGAAGAAATAATCAATGAACATGAATTTCAGAACAAGGGGCCTACTGAAGAATTTATAGTTGATGTTCTCCTAAGGCTTCAAAAGAGTCAAGATTTTTCAATTCCTATCACAAGGGATAATATCAAAGCTATAATTATT GACTTGTTTTCAGGAGGatctacaacttcaacatcaacaatggACTGGGCTTTCTcagaattaataaaaaatcctgaaataataaagaaagcaCAGGATGAAGTGAAAAGtattcaaaggaaaggaaaatggaatTGA
- the LOC132050854 gene encoding tabersonine 6,7-epoxidase-like isoform X2, with protein MVVKGIVRFHPLAPLLAPRESREECEINGYVIPKGTMALVNCWAISRDLNYWQNPETFDPERFNKSYLDFTGAHFEFTPFGTGRRICPGLSFSIATVELSIALLLYHFDWKLPNGMNPHELDMTEKVGNALERKNNLFLIPLPCVHA; from the coding sequence ATGGTAGTTAAAGGGATTGTAAGGTTTCATCCTTTAGCTCCATTATTAGCTCCAAGAGAATCCAGGGAAGAGTGTGAGATTAATGGCTATGTTATACCCAAAGGCACAATGGCCCTTGTGAACTGTTGGGCAATTTCAAGGGATCTAAATTATTGGCAAAATCCTGAAACATTTGATCCTGAGAGATTTAATAAAAGTTACCTTGATTTTACTGGAGCTCATTTCGAGTTTACGCCGTTTGGCACAGGAAGGAGAATTTGTCCAGGATTATCATTTTCAATAGCTACTGTTGAGCTTAGTATAGCACTGTTGCTATACCATTTTGATTGGAAGCTTCCAAATGGAATGAACCCTCATGAATTGGACATGACTGAGAAAGTTGGCAATGCtcttgaaaggaaaaataatttgttcttGATTCCTTTGCCCTGTGTTCATGCCTAA